One Echeneis naucrates chromosome 1, fEcheNa1.1, whole genome shotgun sequence DNA segment encodes these proteins:
- the LOC115048545 gene encoding protein phosphatase 1 regulatory subunit 29-like, with amino-acid sequence MASRLCFSSLFLPLLLPALLLLRLPSEVRGDCWLIEGDKGYVWLAICSQNQPPYETIPQHINSTVHDLRLNENKLKAVLFISMYRFTNLTDLNLTKNEISYIEDGAFTGQANLQVLQLGYNKLTNLTEGMLRGLGRMQCLFLQHNLIEVIATNAFWECPSLSSLDLSSNKLARLDPSTFTVLNRLMVCELAGNPFHCGCELYSFLSWLEAFNNVTHTYDRLQCETPPEMNGFPLLSPVPGHGKNALFKLVSKCQDGATGMTSQIPDQDQGSGMGFDNPDQGLYHQPTISSTADPTYNHQISMKLQTVSFFTASLIVQIPRPYSKMYILSQYNLTFVADIMPLKNKREIITLDKLKPHTNYTFCVASTSKSQRYNHTCLSFTTRVMGPEDQRTNQSTTTHYIMTILGCLFGMVIVLGFVYYCLRRRRIQEEKEKAISVKKTILEMRYGPEAAAAVTNDPGAMQRLQEQAHHQHHHSGGAGGKLPQSASSSTGMLHGSANTSSSRLSTLPQVEKMATAFSEAMGSKGNYMDVRTVGVTGEGREGGPVAGGIGVGGEVVVDMRGGAENGTEAGEDSEDDGRGSASEISTIAKEVDKVNQIINNCIDALKLDASANVVTTADNDNSVSSSQPPACITSLPRNLLPLSPGHPGDQIMASSPKVHPKPHPQPQPHPLPHPHPQPHPQQHPQPHPQLHQPPHPPSMAPVPLVMPLSERPGISGGGFLSPPYRDPPPANAVRPLQRQLSADTAVKNRCGVPAAGSIKSARVFSVDIPEQRSDPPKYPAEKSSPAGCGGGGGGSGGGGGVGGCNGNGMGNINGGGVSVNGSGMGCNNGSGGGGVVGPGQQQHHLEVQPDYHSSEHRHSFPALYYEGGNESPSPAQKASFLKPLGRTRRDATATYSQLSPSRHHNYNSGYSSSPEYSSESTLRIWERFRPYKKSPREEASYIAAGHALRKKVQFAKDEDLHDILDYWKGVSAQQKL; translated from the exons ATGGCCAGCAGactctgtttttcctcccttttcctccctctcctgcttcctgcactgctgCTCCTCCGCCTGCCCAGCGAGGTGAGGGGGGACTGCTGGCTGATAGAAGGGGATAAAGGCTACGTTTGGCTGGCTATCTGCAGTCAGAACCAGCCGCCGTACGAGACCATACCCCAGCACATCAACAGCACG GTTCATGACCTGAGGCTGAATGAGAACAAACTGAAGGCAGTGCTCTTTATCTCCATGTATCGTTTCACAAACCTCACTGACCTAAATCTGACCAAGAATGAGATCAGCTACATCGAGGATGGGGCCTTTACCGGACAGGCTAACCTTCAG GTTCTGCAGCTCGGCTACAACAAGCTGACCAACCTGACAGAGGGCATGCTGCGAGGTCTGGGTCGGATGCAGTGCCTCTTCTTGCAGCACAACCTCATTGAGGTCATTGCCACCAATGCTTTTTGGGAGTGCCCCAGCCTCAGCAGCCTGGACTTATCTTCCAATAAGCTGGCACGTCTCGACCCGTCTACCTTCACCGTCCTCAACAGGCTCATGGTGTGTGAACTGGCAGGAAACCCTTTCCACTGTGGCTGTGAGCTCTACAGCTTCCTCTCCTGGCTGGAGGCGTTCAACAACGTCACCCACACGTACGACCGCCTCCAGTGCGAAACCCCTCCAGAAATGAACGGCTTTCCACTCCTGAGCCCCGTGCCCGGACATGGAAAGAACGCCCTCTTCAAGCTTGTGTCCAAGTGTCAGGACGGTGCGACGGGGATGACCTCGCAGATACCGGATCAAGATCAAGGCTCGGGGATGGGTTTTGACAACCCAGACCAGGGTCTTTACCACCAGCCGACCATATCGTCCACTGCTGACCCCACCTATAACCATCAAATTTCAATGAAGCTTCAAACCGTTTCTTTCTTCACTGCCTCGCTGATTGTTCAGATTCCTCGACCGTACTCTAAGATGTACATACTTTCCCAGTACAACCTCACCTTTGTCGCGGACATCATGCCCCTTAAAAACAAGAGGGAGATAATCACTTTGGACAAGTTGAAACCGCACACCAACTACACCTTTTGTGTGGCCTCTACGAGCAAATCTCAGCGCTACAACCACACCTGTCTGTCCTTTACCACACGAGTTATGGGGCCAGAGGACCAGCGAACAAATCAGTCCACAACTACACACTACATCATGACCATCCTGGGATGTCTGTTCGGCATGGTCATAGTGCTTGGATTCGTCTATTACTGCCTCAGACGGCGACGTAtccaggaagagaaggagaaagctATAAGTGTCAAGAAAACTATCCTGGAGATGAG GTATGGCCcagaggcagctgcagcagtgaccAATGACCCGGGCGCCATGCAACGTCTCCAGGAGCAGGcccaccaccagcaccatcATTCAGGAGGGGCAGGAGGCAAGTTGCCCCAGTCTGCCTCCTCGAGCACAGGCATGCTCCACGGCTCAGCCAACACCAGTTCTTCCCGCCTCTCCACCTTGCCGCAGGTAGAAAAAATGGCCACTGCCTTCTCTGAGGCGATGGGCAGCAAGGGCAACTACATGGATGTGAGGACGGTGGGAGTGACGGGGgaaggcagggagggagggccAGTGGCTGGAGGAATAGGGGTAGGAGGGGAGGTAGTTGTGGATATGCGAGGTGGGGCTGAGAATGGGACAGAGGCTGGGGAGGATTCGGAGGACGATGGCCGTGGCTCAGCATCAGAGATCTCCACCATTGCCAAGGAGGTGGACAAGGTGAACCAGATCATCAACAACTGCATTGATGCCCTGAAGCTGGATGCCTCTGCTAATGTTGTGACCACAGCTGACAATGATaactctgtgtcctcctcccaGCCTCCAGCTTGCATCACGTCCCTTCCCCGCAACCTCCTGCCCCTCTCTCCGGGCCACCCCGGTGATCAGATCATGGCCTCCTCACCAAAGGTGCATCCAAAGCCTCACCCCCAGCCTCAGCCTCATCCTCTGCCTCATCCCCATCCTCAGCCACATCCTCAACAACATCCTCAGCCACATCCTCAGTTGCATCAACCGCCACATCCACCCTCTATGGCCCCAGTGCCCTTGGTCATGCCCCTGTCTGAACGGCCGGGTATCAGCGGCGGGGggttcctctcccctccctacCGTGACCCGCCCCCAGCCAATGCAGTGCGGCCCCTTCAGAGGCAGCTGAGTGCCGACACTGCTGTGAAGAACCGTTGCGGTGTTCCTGCTGCAGGATCCATCAAGAGCGCCAGGGTGTTCAGTGTGGATATCCCAGAGCAGCGTAGTGATCCCCCCAAGTACCCGGCAGAAAAGAGCAGCCCTGCAGGTTGTGGTGGTGGAGGCGGTGGAAGTGGAGGAGGCGGTGGAGTAGGGGGCTGCAATGGGAATGGAATGGGGAACATTAATGGTGGTGGGGTGAGCGTGAATGGGAGTGGGATGGGCTGTAATAACGGGAGTGGAGGTGGTGGGGTGGTTGGCCCTGGACAGCAACAGCACCATTTGGAGGTTCAGCCAGACTACCACAGCTCTGAGCACCGCCACTCCTTTCCTGCACTCTACTATGAGGGTGGGAACGAATCTCCCTCACCAGCCCAAAAGGCCTCATTCCTCAAGCCGCTGGGGCGCACTAGGAGGGATGCCACAGCTACCTACTCCCAGCTCTCACCTTCCCGTCACCACAACTACAATTCTGGCTACTCTTCCAGTCCAGAGTATTCATCTGAGAGCACACTGCGGATCTGGGAGCGATTCCGGCCTTACAAGAAAAGCCCCAGAGAGGAAGCTTCCTATATAGCGGCGGGACATGCCCTGAGGAAGAAGGTTCAGTTCGCCAAGGATGAGGACCTTCACGACATTTTGGACTACTGGAAGGGAGTTTCTGCCCAACAGAAGCTGTGA